In one Mucilaginibacter ginsenosidivorax genomic region, the following are encoded:
- a CDS encoding leucine-rich repeat-containing protein kinase family protein, whose translation MQTLLQLQNGELKGATSLTLSEGLSHFPEEIFELADTLERLDLSYNNISALPADFGRLKKLKIFFCSENPFTVLPEVLADCPLLDIAGFKSNQIAAVPSKSLNPNLRWLILTNNRIADLPATIGNCKRMQKLMLAGNQLTTLPPELSNCSNLELLRISANKLSEFPQWLLYMPRLSWLAFSGNPFCEIPPAQSLDLIHWDHLELNEHLGEGASGVIHKATWRKVTKTPEVAIKIFKGAVTSDGSPEDEMNTCVAAGAHPGLVQLIGQITAHPEDKKGLVMGLIPPSFYNLGLPPSLQSCTRDVFKEDLSLTTPQIVKIAVTIASVAVQLHNRGIMHSDMYAHNTLVDDDANTLFGDFGAACFYDKNNSDLAPALERLEVRAFGCLLDDLLNLSSEQSNDIQAKLGIIRDACMVQDVLLRPDFRYLNDELLKLQLTNPR comes from the coding sequence ATGCAAACTTTATTACAATTACAAAACGGCGAACTAAAAGGCGCCACTTCGCTTACGCTTTCCGAGGGACTCTCACATTTCCCGGAAGAGATATTCGAACTGGCAGATACTTTAGAAAGGCTTGACCTATCCTATAACAACATCAGCGCACTACCTGCAGACTTTGGCAGGCTGAAAAAGCTGAAAATCTTTTTTTGTTCAGAAAATCCGTTTACCGTTCTACCCGAAGTTCTGGCCGACTGCCCCTTGCTGGATATTGCAGGCTTTAAATCAAACCAAATTGCCGCTGTTCCTTCAAAATCGCTTAATCCCAACCTGCGATGGCTAATACTCACCAACAACAGGATTGCGGATTTGCCTGCCACTATTGGCAACTGCAAAAGGATGCAAAAACTGATGCTTGCCGGTAATCAACTTACGACTTTACCGCCGGAGCTTAGCAATTGCAGCAACCTGGAGTTGCTGCGAATTTCTGCCAATAAGCTAAGCGAATTTCCCCAATGGCTTTTATATATGCCCAGGCTTTCCTGGCTGGCATTTTCGGGAAACCCTTTTTGTGAAATCCCTCCGGCACAGTCACTTGATCTCATCCATTGGGACCACCTGGAATTGAATGAGCACCTTGGTGAAGGTGCGTCAGGCGTTATACACAAAGCCACCTGGCGCAAAGTGACAAAAACGCCGGAAGTTGCCATAAAAATATTTAAAGGTGCTGTTACAAGCGATGGTTCGCCAGAGGATGAAATGAATACTTGTGTTGCCGCCGGTGCTCACCCCGGGTTGGTACAGCTCATCGGGCAAATAACAGCCCACCCCGAAGACAAAAAAGGCCTTGTAATGGGCTTAATTCCCCCGTCTTTTTATAACCTCGGCCTGCCCCCCAGCTTACAAAGCTGCACCCGGGATGTTTTTAAAGAAGACCTCTCGCTCACAACCCCGCAAATAGTAAAAATTGCCGTTACAATTGCATCCGTTGCGGTCCAGCTACATAACAGGGGCATAATGCACAGCGATATGTACGCCCATAACACCCTGGTTGATGATGATGCAAACACCCTGTTTGGCGATTTTGGAGCTGCTTGTTTTTATGACAAAAACAACAGCGACTTAGCCCCGGCACTTGAACGGCTTGAGGTAAGGGCTTTTGGTTGTTTACTGGACGACTTACTTAATCTGAGCAGCGAACAAAGCAACGATATCCAGGCAAAACTCGGCATTATCAGGGATGCATGTAT
- a CDS encoding AAA family ATPase: MPHRSDVEAADALKLAYQQIRAEIGKVIIGQDEVVKFVLISIFSNGHCLLVGVPGLAKTLLVQTVSQVLDLDFKRIQFTPDLMPSDIIGSEILGEDRNFKFIPGPVFSNIILADEINRTPPKTQAALLEAMQEKAVTAAGVTHKLAQPFFVLATQNPIEQEGTYPLPEAQLDRFMFNVTLNYPSFQEELQVVKNTTSTLKADVNKILNAEQIIYFQQLVRNIPVTDNVMEYAVKLVSKTRPNTQFATPQVNRLLTWGAGPRASQFLILGAKCHAVINGKYSPDIEDVQAVAKPILTHRIVRSYHAEAEGLSAANIIEGLF, translated from the coding sequence ATGCCACACCGCTCTGATGTTGAAGCCGCAGATGCTTTAAAGCTGGCCTACCAGCAAATACGTGCCGAAATTGGCAAAGTAATAATCGGGCAGGATGAGGTTGTTAAGTTTGTGCTGATATCTATTTTCAGCAACGGCCACTGTTTACTGGTAGGCGTACCCGGTTTGGCCAAAACACTATTGGTACAAACGGTATCGCAGGTATTAGACCTCGATTTTAAACGCATCCAGTTCACCCCCGATTTGATGCCATCTGACATCATAGGGTCTGAAATTTTAGGCGAGGACCGTAATTTTAAATTTATACCCGGCCCCGTTTTCAGCAACATTATCCTGGCCGATGAGATAAACCGTACCCCACCAAAAACGCAGGCTGCCTTATTAGAGGCTATGCAGGAAAAAGCGGTTACGGCCGCCGGGGTTACCCATAAACTGGCCCAGCCGTTTTTTGTGTTAGCCACCCAAAACCCAATTGAACAAGAAGGTACCTACCCCCTACCCGAAGCGCAACTGGACAGGTTTATGTTCAACGTAACATTAAACTACCCCTCATTTCAAGAAGAATTGCAAGTTGTTAAAAACACCACCAGCACCTTAAAGGCTGATGTTAATAAAATACTGAACGCCGAGCAAATCATTTATTTTCAGCAACTGGTACGCAACATCCCGGTTACCGATAATGTGATGGAATATGCGGTAAAGCTGGTATCAAAAACACGTCCCAATACCCAGTTTGCCACACCGCAGGTAAACCGTTTATTAACATGGGGAGCCGGCCCGCGGGCATCACAATTTTTGATACTCGGAGCAAAATGCCATGCTGTTATTAACGGAAAATATTCGCCCGATATTGAGGACGTACAAGCCGTTGCCAAACCCATTTTAACCCACCGCATTGTACGTAGTTACCACGCCGAAGCGGAGGGTTTATCTGCCGCCAATATCATTGAGGGGCTGTTTTAA
- a CDS encoding peptidylprolyl isomerase encodes MRKLGLLVLGFISIISVAKAQVTLDATAAKPDTNTARTPGKTLDKIAAIVGNSPILLSDIELSYARYLVEGMQPNPSVKCQILQSLLTQKLLAQQAIIDSIDVKDDDIDASVDRRMREMMQRAGGQDKLEAFLGRSIIQYKDEIRPDMKEQMIAQKMQQKITEKLNVTPQDVKDYFNKMPKDSLPSFNKEVEVGEIVFQPKLSKEEKQLYKEKAEELLARVKKGEDFGTLARLYSQDPQSAVEGGDLGFADRTTFVKEFTANAFKLKAGEISPVFETDFGFHFLQVIERRGEQVHVRHILIAPATTQASLDRAKAKADSIYTLMMAHKKDLDFSAAANFYSDDKETKFNGGMMLNAENVQTRTTFIPTDKLDPKVALVVDTMKVGSISKPDVFTGADGKKSYKILFLKSATDAHKANLAQDFPKLKDFAYQDKNTRVVNQWFDKRRKQTFIKIDPEYQTCDILKKWLTPPVTTTAQAK; translated from the coding sequence ATGAGAAAGTTAGGGTTATTAGTTTTAGGGTTTATCTCCATAATATCAGTTGCAAAGGCACAAGTTACTTTAGACGCTACTGCAGCCAAACCAGATACCAACACTGCCAGAACACCAGGAAAAACATTAGATAAAATTGCCGCAATTGTTGGTAACAGCCCTATTTTATTGTCGGATATTGAACTATCATACGCCCGTTACCTGGTTGAAGGCATGCAGCCAAATCCGTCTGTAAAATGCCAGATACTGCAATCGTTATTAACGCAAAAGCTATTGGCACAACAGGCTATTATTGATAGTATTGATGTAAAGGATGATGACATTGATGCCAGTGTTGACCGCCGCATGCGCGAAATGATGCAGCGTGCTGGTGGCCAGGATAAACTGGAAGCATTTTTAGGCCGATCAATAATTCAGTATAAAGATGAGATTCGCCCGGACATGAAAGAGCAGATGATAGCTCAAAAAATGCAGCAAAAAATAACCGAAAAGCTAAATGTTACGCCACAGGATGTTAAAGATTATTTTAACAAAATGCCGAAGGATAGCTTGCCTTCATTTAACAAAGAGGTTGAGGTTGGCGAAATTGTTTTTCAGCCCAAACTAAGTAAAGAAGAAAAACAGCTGTATAAAGAAAAAGCTGAAGAACTGCTTGCCCGCGTAAAAAAAGGCGAGGACTTTGGAACTTTAGCACGTCTATACTCACAAGATCCGCAATCGGCAGTTGAAGGTGGCGACCTTGGTTTTGCCGATCGTACTACGTTTGTAAAAGAATTTACAGCCAATGCCTTTAAGCTTAAAGCCGGCGAGATTTCGCCAGTGTTTGAAACCGACTTTGGTTTTCACTTTTTGCAGGTTATTGAGCGCCGCGGCGAGCAGGTACATGTAAGGCACATCCTGATAGCGCCGGCCACTACGCAAGCCAGTTTGGATAGGGCTAAAGCAAAAGCCGACAGTATTTATACGCTGATGATGGCGCATAAAAAAGATCTTGATTTTTCTGCCGCCGCGAATTTTTATTCGGACGATAAAGAAACCAAATTTAACGGTGGTATGATGCTGAATGCCGAAAACGTACAAACCCGTACAACCTTTATCCCTACCGATAAGCTTGACCCTAAGGTTGCCCTGGTTGTTGATACCATGAAAGTTGGCAGCATATCTAAACCTGATGTATTTACCGGCGCCGATGGTAAAAAGAGTTATAAAATACTATTCCTTAAATCGGCAACCGATGCCCACAAGGCCAACCTGGCGCAGGATTTCCCTAAGCTGAAGGATTTTGCTTACCAGGATAAAAACACCAGGGTAGTAAACCAATGGTTTGATAAACGCCGTAAACAAACGTTCATCAAAATTGATCCTGAATACCAAACTTGCGACATATTAAAAAAGTGGTTAACTCCGCCCGTAACAACAACTGCCCAAGCTAAATAA